One Williamsia phyllosphaerae genomic window, GCCCGATCTGAACAGCGACAACCGGCAGCGACGCGAGGTCGCCGAGCGGGCCGCGCTCAACGCGCCGATCCAGGGCACCGCGGCAGACATCATCAAGGTCGCGATGATCAACGTGCAGCGGGCGTTGACCGCGGCGGGGTTGCGGTCGCGGATGCTGCTGCAGGTGCACGACGAGCTGGTGTTCGAGGTCGCCGACGGTGAGCGCGAACAGCTCGACGCGCTGGTGCGCGCCGAGATGGGCGGGGCCATCGAGCTGTCGGTGCCGCTGGACGTCTCGGTCGGCTTCGGGTTGTCCTGGGACGAGGCCGCGCACTGATCGTGTGCGCGCCACCCGCGGGCGCATCGGTCACTCCGACACGGAGATGAGATCCACCTCGGCACGTGCGTCGCTGTCCCACCGGCGCATCCCGATGATGGTGGCGGTCAACGACACCCCGTGCGCCGAGTCGTCGGCGACCGCGACGGCGCGCCCGAGCTGGTCGTCGGTCACCCGTCGGGCCACCGTCAAATGCGGTGTCCACCGGTCCGGCTCGCAGTGCGGAAACACCTCGCCACGGACGAACGGGCCGGCGATCTCGTACACCTCGCGGTGTAGCGCGAGCAGGTCCCGACTCGCGACCACGAGCCGGGCCACCGTCGACCGCCCGCCCCGGAACACCACGGTCGCGCCGATGTCGACGCGCAGGGGCAGACGGGGCCCGAGGGTCCGGGCGACGTCGTCGACCGCCGCGTCGATCCCCTCGGCGGCGGCGAGGGTGATGTGGGGGCGGTTGGAACTCGATCGGTGGTTGCCCTGGCTGGGCAGCCCGTTGTCCATCAGTGCCGTCCACATCCGGCGCACCGCGGCGTCGGTGTCGGGGTCCATCAGCAGTTCGATCGAATGCGCCATGCGCCCATTGTCCCCGTGGGCCGACGCCTCAGTCGGGTGTGCGGCAGCAGAAGATCGCGGTACCGGGGAAGTACTGACCGCGTAGCGGGCTCCACTGTCCCCACTCCCGGTCGAGGTGCTCGGGCCACTCGGGTTCGATGACATCGTCGAGAACCAGGCCGGCGGCGCGGATCTCGCGCACCCGGTCGCCGATGGTCCGGTGGTGCTCGACGTAGGTGACCGTGCCGTCGTCGTCGACCTCCACGTAGGGGGAGCGGTCGAAGTAGGGGATCGCGACGGTCAGGCCCGCCGGACCGGGATCGTCGGGGAAGATCCACCGCATCGGGTGGTTCACGGCGAACACCCAGCGACCGCCCGGACGCAACACCCGCGCCACCTCGGCCATCACCCTCGCCGAATCGGCGACGAACGGGACCGCGCCGAACGCCGAACACGCGATGTCGAACGAGGCGTCGGCGAAGGGCAGGTGTTCGGCGCCCGCCTGGACCAGTGGGACGGGGGAGGTGTCGTCCCGGCCGGCGATGCGACCGCGGGCGAGCATCCCGGCCGAGACGTCGAGTCCCACCGACCGCGCGCCCTGGCTGCGCAACCAGCGCGCGCACGGCGCCGACCCGCAGCCGATCTCGAGGATGTCGCGGTCGGCGATGTCGCCCAGCAGGCCGACGTCGCCCTCGTGCAGGCCCTCCGGACACCAGACGAACTCGCCGGAGGCCGTGTCGACTCCGAGGAACGCGGCGTGCTCGTCGTGATAATCGCCGGCGTCGAAATCCCACCAGCTGCGGTTGGCGGCCTCACTGACCGCCGAATCCGGGCGTAACCGCATGGTCGGACGCTGCAACGGGGTCTCCTGGAGGGTCGAACGGGCGGTGTGCGCGAGCCGACCTCGACACATTTGCCCAGGACACCGGGGCTGGCGTAACCTGACACACGCGCGTGCCCATGCTCGCGTAGGGAAGTCATGTCCGCATAGGACACCAACCCGCTCGAATCGAACCTACTAGAACACTGTCCGGAGCAACCCAACATATGCCGTCCACGACCATCACCTCGCCGCAAGTCGCCGTCAACGACATCGGCACTGCCGAGGACTTCCTCGCCGCAATCGACGCAACGATCAAGTACTTCAACGATGGCGACATCGTCGAAGGCACCATCGTCAAGGTCGACCGCGACGAGGTCCTGCTCGATATCGGTTACAAGACCGAGGGTGTCATCCCCTCGCGTGAGCTGTCCATCAAGCACGACGTCGACCCCAACGAGGTCGTCAACGTCGGAGACGTGGTGGAAGCACTGGTCCTCACCAAGGAGGACAAAGAAGGTCGGCTGATCCTCTCCAAGAAGCGCGCGCAGTACGAGCGTGCCTGGGGAACGATCGAGGAGCTCAAGGAGAAAGACGAGGCCGTCAAGGGCACCGTCATCGAGGTCGTCAAGGGCGGCCTCATCCTCGACATCGGCCTGCGTGGCTTCCTCCCGGCATCGCTGGTGGAGATGCGTCGCGTCCGCGATCTGCAGCCGTACATCGGCAAGGAGATCGAGGCCAAGATCATCGAGCTCGACAAGAACCGCAACAACGTGGTCCTGTCGCGCCGTGCGTGGCTCGAGCAGACCCAGTCCGAGGTCCGCAGCGAGTTCCTGCACCAGCTGCAGAAGGGCCAGGTCCGCAAGGGCGTCGTGTCCTCGATCGTCAACTTCGGTGCGTTCGTCGATCTCGGCGGCGTCGACGGTCTGGTGCACGTCTCCGAGCTGTCCTGGAAGCACATCGACCATCCGTCCGAGGTCGTCGCCGTCGGTGACGAGGTCACCGTCGAGGTTCTCGACGTCGATCTCGATCGCGAGCGGGTCTCGCTGTCGCTCAAGGCGACCCAGGAAGATCCGTGGCGTCAGTTCGCCCGTACCCACGCGATCGGCCAGATCGTCCCGGGCAAGGTCACCAAGCTGGTCCCCTTCGGTGCGTTCGTTCGCGTCGAAGAGGGGATCGAGGGCCTCGTGCACATCTCGGAGCTGGCCGAGCGCCACGTCGAGGTGCCGGATCAGGTCGTCGCGGTCAACGACGACGCGATGGTCAAGGTCATCGACATCGACCTCGAGCGTCGTCGTATCTCGCTGAGCCTCAAGCAGGCCAACGAGGACTACACCGAGGAGTTCGATCCGTCGAAGTACGGCATGGCCGACAGCTACGACGAGGCGGGCAACTACATCTTCCCCGAGGGCTTCGACTCCGAGACCAACGAATGGCTCGAAGGTTTCGAGAAGCAGCGGGAGGCGTGGGAGTCGCGGTACGCCGAGGCCGAGCGTCGCCACAAGATGCACACCGCTCAGATCGAGAAGTTCGCTGCTGCCGCGGTCGAGGCCGCCAACGCACCGACCGACTACTCCTCGGAGTCGTCGTCGGCGTCGAGCGAGTCCGGTTCGGCGCCTGCCGCTGACGGTGCGGCCTCCGCACCGCGCGGTGGATCGCTGGCCAGCGACGAGCAGCTCGCTGCACTGCGCGAGAAGCTGTCCGGCAACGCCTGATCGCTGATCGCTGAGTTCCGCGAAGAACGCAGCACAGGCCGCGGGCCCCTCCCACTCGGGAGGGGCCCGCGGTTTTTTGCTGTGGTTGATCGAACCGAACCAGCTGTCGTGACCCACGTCATAGTCGGCCGGCGTCGTGGCGAAGGCGACTGACATGACGCCACGGAATGAACCATTTTGCATTGCAAGTGTTTTCGGGCGTGTGGCAATGTTCTGAGCGGCGCGTTCGCGTCCGCGGGTGGCGCTCGGGACGTCGGCCACCCGAGAGGGAGCGTTCGCGGTGAACATGGTGAGTCGGCTGCAGATCTGGCAGCTCGTGGCGTTGGTCGTGGTGGCGCTGGTCGCGCTGTCGGTGGTCGGCGTCCGGTACGCCCGTCTCGATACGCTGATCGGTGTCGGTTCGTACACCGTGCACGCCGATTTCGCGGACTCGGGTGGCATCTTCACCAACGCCGAGGTGACGTACCAGGGTGTCGCGGTGGGTCGGGTGGCGGCGTTGTCGCTCCGCCCCGACGGTGTCCGTGTGGATCTGGACCTGGACTCCGGCGGTCCGAAGGTGCCGGCGACCGCGCAGGCGGTCGTGGCCAACCGATCGGCGATCGGCGAGCAGTTCGTCGACCTACGCCCATCCAGTGTCGGCGGTCCGTACCTGCGCAACGACTCCGTCATCTCCGACACCTCGATCCCGACCCCGGTCGAGGATGTGTTGTCGAGTGCGATCGGGTTGTCGGACTCGGTGCCGATCGACGATCTGAACACCGTGGTCACCGAACTGGGTAAGGCGTTCAACGGCAACGGCGAGAACCTCGAGGGGCTCGTCGATTCGCTGTCGAACCTGGCCAAGACGGGCAACGACAACCTGCCGGCGACGATCTCGTTGATCCGCAACTCCGACACCGTCCTGGGCACCCAGGCCGATCAATCCGACGCCATCCTCGACTGGTCGAAGAACCTCGGTCTGATCACCACCCAGCTCGCGAGCAGCGACCCGTCGATCCGCCGGTTGCTGACCACCGGCACCGCGTCGGCGACGCAGATCTCGGCACTGCTCACGCGCAGCGGTGGTGACGCGACGACCGTGGTGCGCAACCTCGCCACCGACGTACGCAACATCAAGGGCACCTTCCCGCTGATCTCGCCGTCGCTGGCCAACCTGTCGGTGCTGTCGGCGGGTAGCTACTCCACCGCGCCCGGTGACGGCACGATCCACTTCGGGGTGGTGCTGGAGACGAACAACTCGCCCTCGTGCACCGTCGGGTACGAGAGCACCCGGGCCGAGATCGCTGCGATCAAGAAGAAGAACCCCGACTTCGACCTCAACTACGACGACTTCCCGTTCAACACGAAGGCCAAGTGTGCCGTGGCGCAGGGCAACCCGACGGTGGTCCGCGGCGCGCAGAACGCGAAGTACGCCGACCCCACGACCACCCAGCCGTGGGACACCAAGCCCAAGAAGGACCCCGACAAGCTCGACCTCAACCCGTTGGTGACGCAGCTGTCCTATCTGCTGGGTGTCTTCCCGAAGTAGGTCGCCCGGGCGTCTGCCACACTGGTCGGCGTGATCAGAGTTGGCCTGTCCGGCGGAATCGGCGCCGGTAAATCGACCGTCGCGCGGACGTTCACCGAGCGTGGCGCCTACCTCATCGACGCGGACAAGATCGCGCGTGAGGTCGTTGCGCCCGGCAGCGACGGACTCGCGGAGTTGGTCGAGGCGTTCGGCGACGACATCCTCGCCGCCGACGGCAGCCTCGACCGCGCAGCACTGGCCGCCAAGGCGTTCGTCGACGAGGAACAGCGTCAGCGGCTCAACGCCATCACCCACCCGCGCGTG contains:
- a CDS encoding 2'-5' RNA ligase family protein — its product is MAHSIELLMDPDTDAAVRRMWTALMDNGLPSQGNHRSSSNRPHITLAAAEGIDAAVDDVARTLGPRLPLRVDIGATVVFRGGRSTVARLVVASRDLLALHREVYEIAGPFVRGEVFPHCEPDRWTPHLTVARRVTDDQLGRAVAVADDSAHGVSLTATIIGMRRWDSDARAEVDLISVSE
- the rpsA gene encoding 30S ribosomal protein S1 translates to MPSTTITSPQVAVNDIGTAEDFLAAIDATIKYFNDGDIVEGTIVKVDRDEVLLDIGYKTEGVIPSRELSIKHDVDPNEVVNVGDVVEALVLTKEDKEGRLILSKKRAQYERAWGTIEELKEKDEAVKGTVIEVVKGGLILDIGLRGFLPASLVEMRRVRDLQPYIGKEIEAKIIELDKNRNNVVLSRRAWLEQTQSEVRSEFLHQLQKGQVRKGVVSSIVNFGAFVDLGGVDGLVHVSELSWKHIDHPSEVVAVGDEVTVEVLDVDLDRERVSLSLKATQEDPWRQFARTHAIGQIVPGKVTKLVPFGAFVRVEEGIEGLVHISELAERHVEVPDQVVAVNDDAMVKVIDIDLERRRISLSLKQANEDYTEEFDPSKYGMADSYDEAGNYIFPEGFDSETNEWLEGFEKQREAWESRYAEAERRHKMHTAQIEKFAAAAVEAANAPTDYSSESSSASSESGSAPAADGAASAPRGGSLASDEQLAALREKLSGNA
- a CDS encoding MCE family protein; its protein translation is MVSRLQIWQLVALVVVALVALSVVGVRYARLDTLIGVGSYTVHADFADSGGIFTNAEVTYQGVAVGRVAALSLRPDGVRVDLDLDSGGPKVPATAQAVVANRSAIGEQFVDLRPSSVGGPYLRNDSVISDTSIPTPVEDVLSSAIGLSDSVPIDDLNTVVTELGKAFNGNGENLEGLVDSLSNLAKTGNDNLPATISLIRNSDTVLGTQADQSDAILDWSKNLGLITTQLASSDPSIRRLLTTGTASATQISALLTRSGGDATTVVRNLATDVRNIKGTFPLISPSLANLSVLSAGSYSTAPGDGTIHFGVVLETNNSPSCTVGYESTRAEIAAIKKKNPDFDLNYDDFPFNTKAKCAVAQGNPTVVRGAQNAKYADPTTTQPWDTKPKKDPDKLDLNPLVTQLSYLLGVFPK
- a CDS encoding class I SAM-dependent methyltransferase; protein product: MRLRPDSAVSEAANRSWWDFDAGDYHDEHAAFLGVDTASGEFVWCPEGLHEGDVGLLGDIADRDILEIGCGSAPCARWLRSQGARSVGLDVSAGMLARGRIAGRDDTSPVPLVQAGAEHLPFADASFDIACSAFGAVPFVADSARVMAEVARVLRPGGRWVFAVNHPMRWIFPDDPGPAGLTVAIPYFDRSPYVEVDDDGTVTYVEHHRTIGDRVREIRAAGLVLDDVIEPEWPEHLDREWGQWSPLRGQYFPGTAIFCCRTPD